The following are encoded together in the Leuconostoc mesenteroides subsp. mesenteroides ATCC 8293 genome:
- a CDS encoding arginine repressor, with amino-acid sequence MISKQERQKLILDIIQDNIIASQEELLAQLIKHGVETTQTTVSRDIRAMNIIRQKSDSGQLRYQQLNDTTKNVQNLVTTNAVDEAIKEYASFVTHVEFLTIIKTTDGSGNSVAGIIDDANLPEVITTLAGFNTIYVTSKNETDAAKLADHWAELIG; translated from the coding sequence ATGATTTCAAAACAAGAACGGCAAAAGCTTATTTTAGATATTATCCAGGATAATATCATTGCCAGCCAAGAAGAATTGCTTGCTCAACTTATCAAGCATGGTGTTGAGACAACACAAACAACCGTATCACGTGATATTCGAGCAATGAATATTATTCGCCAAAAGAGCGACAGCGGACAGTTACGTTACCAGCAACTCAATGATACAACGAAAAATGTTCAAAATTTGGTAACGACTAACGCCGTTGATGAAGCAATCAAAGAATATGCTTCATTCGTGACTCACGTTGAGTTCTTAACGATTATTAAAACGACTGATGGTAGTGGTAACTCAGTTGCTGGCATTATCGATGACGCGAATTTACCTGAAGTTATTACGACACTAGCGGGATTTAACACAATTTACGTTACAAGTAAAAATGAAACAGATGCCGCAAAGCTAGCTGATCATTGGGCGGAATTGATAGGTTGA
- the argS gene encoding arginine--tRNA ligase, with amino-acid sequence MVDNIQIVEALNAVLTDLTLQEISEKLEAPKSSDLGDVAFPTFTLAKTLHKAPQLIAADIVAAIDQEGFEKVVATGPYVNFFLDKVATSNQVLKTVFDLEGAYGDNVDGQGAKVTIDMSSPNIAKPMSMGHLRSTVIGNALANITAKNGYAPVKINHLGDWGTQFGKLIYAYKAWGSEEEVKSDPIATLLKYYVEFHEKAKENDSLNDEGRAWFKKLEDGDEEAHRLWQWFRAESLKEFSEIYDRLDITFDSFNGEAFYNDKMDKVVDLLEEKNLLVESQGAQIVDLSHINPNLTPAMIKRSDGATLYMTRDLAAALYRKETYDFAKSLYVVGGEQREHFVQMKAVLSLMGFEWSDDIEHIAFGLITFNGKKMSTRKGDVVLLKDVLDDAHELALKQIQEKNPDLGDKDTVAEEVGAGAVVFHDLMNDRTNNFDFNLEEVVRFEGDTGPYVQYTNARAKSILRKTSVQLTSDDLNLTDPATWDIITTLNNFPKTVQRAWQQREASIIAKYALNLSRAFNKYYANSKILTEDVQLNARLVLVKSVSIVLTESLRLLGVKAPEEM; translated from the coding sequence ATGGTAGATAATATACAAATTGTTGAGGCACTTAACGCAGTGCTAACTGACCTTACTTTACAAGAAATTTCTGAAAAACTAGAAGCACCAAAATCATCTGACCTTGGAGATGTTGCTTTTCCAACATTTACATTAGCCAAGACATTACATAAAGCACCGCAATTAATTGCAGCAGACATCGTTGCTGCAATTGATCAAGAAGGATTTGAAAAAGTTGTTGCTACTGGGCCTTATGTTAACTTTTTCTTGGACAAAGTAGCTACGTCTAATCAAGTATTGAAGACAGTATTTGACTTGGAAGGTGCCTACGGTGACAATGTGGATGGACAGGGTGCCAAAGTCACGATTGACATGTCCAGCCCAAACATCGCCAAGCCAATGTCGATGGGACACTTACGTTCGACTGTTATCGGTAATGCACTAGCAAACATCACAGCAAAAAATGGTTATGCACCGGTTAAAATAAATCATTTAGGTGACTGGGGTACGCAATTTGGTAAACTAATATATGCTTACAAAGCATGGGGTTCTGAAGAAGAAGTCAAATCAGACCCAATTGCCACTTTGTTAAAGTACTACGTTGAGTTTCACGAAAAAGCTAAGGAAAATGACTCACTAAATGATGAAGGTCGTGCTTGGTTTAAGAAACTTGAAGATGGTGATGAAGAGGCACACCGTTTGTGGCAATGGTTCCGTGCTGAGTCGTTGAAAGAGTTTTCTGAAATATACGACCGCTTAGATATAACGTTTGATTCATTCAACGGCGAAGCATTTTATAATGATAAAATGGACAAGGTAGTTGATCTCTTAGAAGAAAAAAATCTTCTAGTTGAATCACAGGGGGCACAGATTGTTGATTTGAGCCATATCAATCCAAATCTAACACCGGCCATGATTAAGCGTTCAGATGGTGCAACTTTATATATGACTCGTGACTTAGCAGCCGCACTTTATAGAAAAGAAACATATGATTTTGCGAAATCGTTGTATGTTGTCGGTGGTGAGCAGCGAGAACATTTTGTGCAGATGAAGGCCGTCTTATCATTGATGGGCTTTGAGTGGTCTGATGACATTGAACACATTGCCTTTGGTCTAATTACGTTTAATGGCAAAAAAATGTCAACACGTAAGGGTGATGTTGTTTTACTGAAGGATGTATTAGATGATGCTCATGAATTGGCTTTGAAGCAAATTCAAGAGAAAAATCCTGATTTGGGTGATAAAGATACAGTGGCAGAAGAAGTGGGCGCCGGTGCTGTTGTGTTTCATGACTTAATGAATGATCGTACTAACAACTTTGACTTTAATTTAGAAGAAGTTGTCCGTTTTGAAGGAGATACTGGACCATACGTACAGTATACGAATGCCCGAGCAAAATCAATTTTACGCAAGACGTCGGTTCAATTGACGAGTGATGACTTGAATTTGACTGATCCAGCAACATGGGATATTATTACGACACTGAACAACTTTCCCAAGACAGTGCAACGTGCTTGGCAACAACGCGAGGCCAGTATTATTGCTAAATATGCGTTAAATTTGTCAAGAGCGTTTAACAAGTACTATGCCAACTCAAAAATATTAACAGAAGACGTTCAATTAAATGCTCGTTTGGTGTTGGTTAAATCAGTGTCTATTGTTTTGACAGAAAGTTTGAGATTATTAGGTGTCAAGGCACCTGAAGAAATGTAA
- the coaBC gene encoding bifunctional phosphopantothenoylcysteine decarboxylase/phosphopantothenate--cysteine ligase CoaBC has translation MNDFYRNKNILVIVTGSISAYKSATLVREFVKSGAHVRVGMTAAAQKFITVQTLAVLSKHDVLTDLFRDEKAAVTHIEWAKWADMIFVVPATANIIGKIANGIADDAVTATVMASPAAKVIAPAMNDVMFNNDAVVRNLNLLKSDGWFIIDPAIGFLAEGYESQGRLPEPVTIINQAAIRIQARGGELKGKKLVITAGGTREALDPVRYLTNRSSGKMGYALAQVAAELGATVVLITTTKREELYGVREIVVTSTRDMHTAVVQEFSDADVFISSAAVSDYRPASQAENKIKKVGHENLTIELIQNPDILSDIGHMKKAGQIVVGFAAETQNVLASAQKKLSKKNADFLIANDVSNVDSGFDSDNNKVTILSRDKDPEKIELLPKIDIARAILDRVVKTLA, from the coding sequence ATGAATGATTTCTATAGAAATAAGAATATATTAGTGATTGTGACAGGTAGCATTTCGGCTTACAAGTCAGCAACATTAGTACGCGAATTTGTTAAAAGCGGTGCTCATGTTCGTGTGGGAATGACGGCTGCGGCCCAAAAATTTATTACTGTACAAACATTAGCTGTTTTATCTAAACATGATGTGTTAACTGATCTTTTTCGTGATGAGAAGGCTGCGGTTACTCATATTGAATGGGCTAAGTGGGCAGACATGATATTTGTTGTGCCGGCCACTGCTAACATTATTGGAAAAATAGCAAATGGTATCGCTGATGATGCTGTGACTGCGACGGTAATGGCATCACCTGCGGCTAAAGTTATCGCCCCAGCGATGAACGATGTTATGTTTAATAATGACGCGGTTGTTCGTAATTTGAATTTATTAAAAAGTGATGGTTGGTTTATTATTGACCCAGCGATTGGTTTCTTAGCCGAAGGTTACGAGTCGCAAGGTCGCCTACCGGAACCTGTGACAATTATAAATCAGGCAGCTATTCGTATACAGGCGCGTGGCGGTGAACTAAAAGGAAAGAAACTTGTTATTACAGCTGGCGGGACACGTGAAGCGCTTGATCCAGTGCGGTATTTAACAAATCGTTCTTCAGGAAAAATGGGCTATGCTTTGGCACAGGTAGCTGCAGAGTTAGGTGCAACGGTGGTACTTATAACCACAACAAAACGTGAAGAATTGTACGGCGTCCGAGAAATAGTTGTTACTTCTACACGTGACATGCATACAGCGGTTGTGCAAGAATTTTCTGATGCGGATGTTTTCATTAGTTCGGCAGCTGTATCTGATTATCGGCCTGCTTCACAAGCTGAAAACAAAATAAAAAAAGTAGGTCACGAGAATTTAACGATTGAATTAATTCAAAATCCTGATATATTATCAGATATTGGTCATATGAAGAAAGCCGGGCAAATTGTTGTGGGATTTGCTGCTGAAACGCAAAATGTTCTCGCGTCTGCACAAAAAAAGCTATCAAAGAAGAATGCAGATTTCTTAATTGCTAATGATGTTAGTAATGTGGATAGTGGTTTTGACTCTGATAATAATAAAGTAACGATTTTATCACGTGATAAAGACCCAGAAAAAATTGAATTGTTACCAAAAATTGACATTGCGCGGGCTATATTAGATAGAGTAGTTAAAACACTCGCATAA
- a CDS encoding LURP-one-related/scramblase family protein, with product MKHLLMRQHLFSLGGKFDITDDSENTRYTVSGSTFSIPKYFDILDLNSIPIARLTHQVFTFLPKFKLIINEFPEEVEIIKRFSFLKPRYEIEGLGLSVEGNIWDMNFAILQDGREISSVDQRWLAMTSTYDIKIEDESLESVVVAVVVAIDYVKAQSHNSSSASS from the coding sequence ATGAAACATTTACTGATGAGACAACACTTGTTTTCGTTGGGCGGAAAGTTTGATATAACTGACGACAGTGAGAACACGCGCTACACCGTTTCTGGCAGTACATTTAGTATTCCAAAGTATTTTGATATTCTAGATTTGAACAGTATACCTATTGCGCGTTTAACGCATCAAGTGTTTACTTTTTTACCAAAGTTTAAGTTAATTATTAATGAGTTTCCAGAAGAAGTTGAAATCATTAAACGCTTTTCCTTTTTAAAACCAAGATACGAAATTGAAGGACTTGGTCTAAGTGTAGAAGGTAATATCTGGGACATGAATTTTGCCATCCTGCAAGATGGACGTGAAATTAGCTCTGTTGATCAGCGCTGGTTAGCAATGACAAGCACCTATGACATTAAAATTGAGGACGAGTCTTTGGAATCTGTTGTTGTGGCGGTAGTGGTAGCAATTGATTATGTTAAAGCACAATCTCATAATTCTAGTTCTGCAAGTTCCTAG
- a CDS encoding SPFH domain-containing protein: protein MLFFKIVPQNNAGLVETLGKYRARREAGLHFYVPFFQTIRKVSLAMRPLRLPDYSVITADNADIKASVTLNYHVTNAVKYMYENTDSVESMAQLVRGHLRDIIGRMELNEALGSTTKINVQLADAIGDLTNTYGINVDRINIDELRPSASIQEAMDKQLTADRERVATIAKAEGEARSIELTTKAKNDALMATAKAEADATKTRAEAEKYRIDTVQAGLAGADDKYFQNQSINAFSTLAESSSNLVVVNGQELDQLGQIPVAGKLLEKGLK, encoded by the coding sequence ATGCTTTTTTTTAAGATTGTTCCGCAGAACAATGCGGGTCTTGTAGAGACGTTGGGAAAATATCGTGCCCGAAGAGAGGCCGGATTACATTTTTATGTACCGTTCTTTCAAACAATTCGTAAGGTAAGTTTGGCTATGCGCCCACTACGTCTGCCTGATTACTCGGTGATTACTGCCGATAACGCTGATATTAAGGCAAGTGTTACTTTAAATTATCATGTAACTAACGCAGTTAAATATATGTACGAAAACACGGATTCAGTTGAATCTATGGCACAACTTGTGCGTGGGCACTTACGTGATATTATTGGTCGCATGGAGTTAAACGAAGCGCTTGGTTCTACTACCAAAATTAATGTCCAATTAGCGGATGCCATTGGTGATTTAACGAATACGTACGGTATCAATGTTGATCGTATCAATATTGATGAATTACGCCCTTCTGCTTCAATTCAAGAAGCAATGGATAAGCAATTAACGGCAGATCGTGAGCGAGTTGCTACAATTGCTAAGGCTGAAGGTGAAGCACGTTCAATTGAATTGACAACAAAAGCTAAAAACGATGCATTGATGGCTACTGCCAAGGCTGAAGCTGATGCTACGAAAACTCGTGCTGAAGCTGAAAAATATCGTATTGACACTGTTCAGGCTGGTTTAGCTGGTGCTGATGATAAGTATTTCCAAAACCAGTCAATCAATGCTTTCTCAACTTTGGCTGAATCATCTAGCAATTTGGTAGTTGTGAATGGTCAGGAATTAGATCAGTTGGGTCAAATACCAGTTGCTGGGAAATTACTAGAAAAAGGACTTAAATGA
- a CDS encoding toxin-antitoxin system HicB family antitoxin produces MVKEKNMKSGNIPLRIDPKLHEFLAEQASKEGRSLNNYITQLLMANYHPSNFEDRQFVGQVISGKDIDIKSGLVNVSGIYYRYLIDNSAVAKSDEDYVILEANGNILTLRQIMKD; encoded by the coding sequence ATGGTTAAAGAAAAAAACATGAAGTCAGGCAACATACCATTGAGAATTGATCCCAAACTACATGAGTTTTTGGCGGAACAGGCCAGCAAGGAGGGGAGGTCATTAAATAATTACATCACCCAATTACTGATGGCTAACTATCATCCAAGCAACTTTGAAGACCGTCAATTTGTGGGTCAGGTCATTTCAGGTAAAGATATTGATATTAAAAGCGGTTTGGTCAACGTTTCTGGTATCTATTATCGATATTTGATTGATAATAGTGCTGTTGCTAAAAGTGATGAAGATTACGTGATTCTCGAGGCAAACGGGAATATCTTGACATTACGACAAATCATGAAAGATTAG
- a CDS encoding CsbD family protein, whose product MSVEEKFDNAKDKVAGKAKEVEGKVTGDKQREAEGKAQGLFGKAKDAVTEAKDAVKDSIDNLKNDKK is encoded by the coding sequence ATGTCAGTTGAAGAAAAGTTTGATAATGCTAAGGACAAGGTTGCTGGTAAAGCAAAAGAAGTTGAAGGCAAGGTTACCGGTGATAAGCAGCGTGAAGCAGAAGGTAAGGCCCAAGGCTTGTTTGGAAAAGCTAAGGATGCCGTAACGGAAGCCAAAGATGCTGTCAAAGATAGTATTGACAATTTAAAGAACGATAAAAAATAA
- the trmB gene encoding tRNA (guanosine(46)-N7)-methyltransferase TrmB, which translates to MHLRSKPWASDWLAEHSDIVIDQDRATAQIGQWQSLFDQEQPIHLEIGSGKGQFILGMALAHPEINYIGMEIQETAIAIAARKSFDQVGTLPNLRYIYGNGNGVETYFEKGEVSKVYLNFSDPWPKKRHESRRLTYKSFLKSYEAVLPEHGEVEFKTDNRHLFEYSMVSFMDYGMRWTPEDYTLDLHADEDKVQGNVETEYEQKFMAKGQPIYKIKAHF; encoded by the coding sequence ATGCATTTACGCTCAAAACCTTGGGCTAGCGATTGGCTGGCTGAGCATTCAGATATAGTGATTGATCAAGATCGTGCAACAGCACAAATTGGACAGTGGCAATCATTATTTGACCAAGAACAACCAATACATTTGGAGATTGGTTCTGGTAAGGGTCAGTTTATTCTTGGCATGGCCTTGGCACATCCGGAAATTAATTATATTGGCATGGAAATTCAAGAGACGGCGATTGCCATTGCAGCACGTAAGAGCTTTGATCAGGTCGGAACATTGCCAAACTTGCGTTATATTTATGGTAACGGTAATGGTGTTGAGACTTATTTTGAAAAAGGCGAAGTTAGCAAAGTTTACTTGAACTTTTCTGATCCTTGGCCAAAAAAGCGTCATGAATCCCGTCGATTAACGTATAAGTCATTCTTGAAATCTTATGAAGCAGTTTTGCCAGAACATGGCGAAGTTGAATTCAAAACAGATAATCGTCATTTATTTGAGTATTCAATGGTTAGTTTTATGGACTATGGCATGCGATGGACACCAGAAGATTACACGCTGGACTTGCATGCTGATGAAGACAAGGTACAGGGTAACGTTGAGACCGAGTATGAACAAAAGTTTATGGCTAAGGGTCAACCAATTTATAAGATTAAGGCTCATTTTTAG
- a CDS encoding ABC transporter permease: MKASDLFWRRFRDEQRTSAKYLRLLFNDHFVIFLIIALGGIVLAYRELLSTPQSMMFWRSNWWQVIIITWLLIGLQIGDLITYFKPADRLYLLGNDSEIIKKYLTRSVNLSILYASVWQAVFVGAIIPILLRIYVSGLLRIGSLLIFAISYKLLLLLFERDKLFLKQRVQTITIFEANSTAEGLLFRVLLPSIFLEFILILTQTQVYILMSAWLVLMAVTAYYFHISNHKANSFAINWAIATQQAQQQKQRVLHFFALFAEIPNQPKSIKRRRYLDFCLQRLIKNKPAMLRLYWTRLARDTEILPLVLRLIIVGMIIVGVLQTAPDWLVAVVGALTVYLVNFQLLPLFSDTQKKIWTRLMPITNSQKQSAFIQVHRLVNYIVCTLLIVTVAVTSGSLQRILLLFVLLIVVTIALQKSYIPYMIKKMKK; this comes from the coding sequence ATGAAGGCTAGCGATTTATTTTGGCGGCGCTTTCGAGACGAACAGCGGACAAGTGCTAAATATCTGCGATTATTATTTAATGATCATTTTGTGATTTTTTTGATTATTGCTTTGGGTGGTATTGTGCTTGCTTATCGCGAACTGCTCAGTACGCCGCAGTCGATGATGTTTTGGCGCTCTAATTGGTGGCAAGTAATCATCATTACGTGGTTACTGATAGGGCTACAGATAGGTGATTTAATTACGTACTTCAAGCCAGCAGATAGGCTTTACTTATTAGGAAACGACTCGGAAATTATCAAGAAATATTTGACGCGTTCTGTAAATTTGAGTATTCTATATGCCAGCGTATGGCAAGCTGTTTTTGTCGGTGCTATCATACCAATTCTATTGCGAATTTATGTCAGTGGTTTATTACGAATTGGTTCGTTGCTGATTTTTGCAATTAGTTATAAGTTGCTTCTATTGCTATTTGAACGAGATAAGTTATTCTTGAAGCAACGCGTGCAAACGATTACGATATTTGAAGCAAATTCAACAGCTGAGGGGCTTCTCTTCCGTGTTTTATTGCCTAGCATTTTCTTAGAATTTATCCTTATATTGACCCAGACGCAAGTATATATTTTGATGAGTGCTTGGTTGGTATTGATGGCAGTAACGGCTTACTATTTTCATATCAGCAATCATAAGGCAAACTCATTCGCAATCAACTGGGCCATCGCAACACAACAAGCACAACAACAAAAGCAAAGAGTATTGCACTTTTTTGCACTTTTTGCTGAAATCCCCAATCAACCTAAATCAATTAAAAGACGACGTTACCTAGATTTTTGTCTGCAACGTTTAATAAAGAACAAACCAGCAATGTTGCGATTATATTGGACACGTTTAGCGCGAGACACGGAAATATTGCCTTTGGTTCTTAGATTAATAATTGTGGGGATGATTATCGTAGGTGTGTTGCAGACTGCACCCGATTGGCTTGTTGCTGTAGTTGGTGCATTGACAGTATATCTTGTTAATTTTCAGTTATTGCCACTATTTTCAGATACGCAAAAGAAAATTTGGACGCGTTTGATGCCAATCACCAATTCTCAGAAACAGAGCGCATTTATTCAGGTGCATAGATTGGTGAACTACATTGTTTGCACGTTGTTGATTGTTACGGTAGCCGTGACAAGTGGCTCTTTACAACGGATACTGTTATTATTTGTATTGTTGATTGTAGTTACTATTGCGCTACAAAAAAGTTATATTCCATACATGATTAAAAAAATGAAAAAGTAA
- a CDS encoding ABC transporter ATP-binding protein, translating into MGLKINNISGGYAGNNILKNISFDVPNGEIVALIGLNGAGKSTTVNHIIGELQPQMGSIVLNDTNIVSEPTAFKSQLAYIPEQPILYDELTLGEHLHLMLAAHEKDDDNTWERVVSLLTMFRLEDKLNWLPIHFSKGMRQKVMLVSAFMLNAPLLIVDEPFLGLDTLAQRDVVSLMKEQAKLGNSILMTTHLLASAATFVDRFVVLHDGKVRFVGTPSALAEENQLTVDHLDDLFDLMQKELANEG; encoded by the coding sequence ATGGGATTAAAAATTAACAATATATCTGGCGGGTACGCAGGCAATAATATATTGAAAAACATTTCTTTTGACGTGCCTAATGGTGAAATCGTTGCCTTAATTGGTCTAAATGGTGCTGGAAAATCAACGACGGTTAATCACATCATCGGAGAACTACAGCCTCAGATGGGATCAATAGTTCTTAATGATACTAATATAGTATCAGAGCCGACAGCTTTTAAATCACAACTTGCATATATTCCCGAACAACCAATATTGTATGACGAATTGACGTTGGGTGAACATTTACATTTGATGCTAGCGGCGCATGAAAAAGACGATGATAATACTTGGGAACGTGTTGTGTCATTATTAACCATGTTTAGATTAGAGGATAAGTTAAACTGGCTACCAATCCATTTTTCGAAAGGGATGAGACAAAAAGTAATGCTTGTGTCTGCATTTATGTTGAACGCCCCATTGCTAATTGTTGATGAGCCTTTTTTGGGCTTAGATACATTAGCGCAAAGGGATGTTGTATCTTTGATGAAAGAACAAGCAAAACTTGGAAATAGTATTTTGATGACAACTCATTTATTAGCTTCAGCGGCAACATTTGTGGACAGGTTCGTTGTTCTACATGATGGTAAAGTACGTTTTGTGGGCACACCTTCCGCTTTAGCAGAAGAAAATCAGTTAACAGTTGATCATCTTGATGATTTGTTTGATTTAATGCAAAAGGAGTTAGCTAATGAAGGCTAG
- a CDS encoding HIT family protein: MDIFDKIIAGEIPSYKVYEDEDVLAFLDISQVTPGHTLVVPKKNVDNIFDYDDETAKKVLLKLPVIARAIKASDDKITGLNVQSNNGPSAGQTVIHSHWHLIPRYDDDNLNSVLAPTIDNSAHFSAEQYQAIADSIASQF, from the coding sequence TTGGATATTTTTGACAAAATTATTGCAGGTGAAATACCAAGTTATAAAGTTTATGAAGATGAAGATGTTCTCGCTTTTTTGGATATCTCACAAGTAACCCCTGGGCATACACTCGTTGTACCAAAGAAAAACGTTGATAATATTTTTGACTACGATGACGAAACCGCCAAAAAAGTTTTGTTGAAGTTGCCTGTCATTGCGCGCGCCATAAAAGCCAGTGACGACAAGATTACAGGTCTAAATGTCCAATCAAACAATGGTCCTTCTGCTGGTCAAACCGTTATCCATTCTCACTGGCACCTAATTCCTCGTTATGATGATGATAATCTAAATAGCGTGTTAGCACCAACTATTGATAACAGTGCTCATTTTTCAGCAGAACAGTACCAAGCCATTGCTGATAGTATTGCTTCGCAATTTTAA
- a CDS encoding peptidyl-prolyl cis-trans isomerase — protein sequence MRKFIWGLLVVVFVGGLVFLGFNSSKTLMTSKVGKITEKQFYEDIKTSSAGQQEFANMVINKVLGAEYGDQVSDTDVQNAYDAQKAQYGSSFKTVLASNNTTDAQFKKNIKNNLIINAAIKANYKVTDKQLKTAYTNYHSDTTISMITAKNEAKAKEAIAALKNGDNWNTVYKKYSTDSTYKSSNGKMPAFNSTNTSIDSAVQTAAFKLDKVGDYSTEPVTGTSGSYYVIKLNKKTTKPSMSSLRSTLSTQIVTDFINDSSNTSEIQAIVGKILRKNNVSVKDSDLKTALNTYLTAGISSSSSSSSSSK from the coding sequence ATGCGAAAATTTATTTGGGGGCTTCTCGTCGTTGTTTTTGTCGGCGGACTGGTCTTTCTTGGTTTTAACTCGTCAAAAACATTAATGACTTCAAAAGTTGGTAAAATTACTGAAAAGCAATTTTACGAAGATATCAAAACATCATCAGCTGGTCAGCAAGAATTTGCTAATATGGTTATTAATAAGGTCCTAGGGGCCGAATATGGCGACCAAGTTTCTGACACAGATGTACAAAACGCCTACGACGCACAAAAGGCACAGTATGGTTCATCGTTCAAGACTGTTTTGGCATCAAACAACACAACTGATGCCCAATTTAAAAAGAATATCAAAAATAATCTGATCATCAACGCTGCCATCAAGGCTAACTATAAGGTAACCGATAAGCAACTGAAAACTGCTTATACAAACTACCACTCAGACACGACGATTTCGATGATTACAGCCAAGAATGAAGCTAAGGCTAAAGAAGCAATTGCTGCATTGAAGAACGGTGATAACTGGAATACAGTGTACAAAAAGTATTCTACAGATAGTACTTATAAATCATCAAATGGTAAAATGCCAGCGTTTAATTCAACAAATACAAGCATCGACTCAGCCGTGCAAACTGCAGCATTCAAGCTCGATAAAGTTGGCGACTACTCAACGGAACCTGTAACTGGTACAAGTGGCAGTTACTATGTCATTAAATTGAATAAGAAAACAACAAAACCTTCAATGAGCAGTTTGCGTAGTACCTTATCAACTCAGATAGTGACTGACTTCATTAATGATTCAAGCAACACCAGTGAAATACAAGCCATTGTCGGAAAGATTTTGCGTAAAAACAATGTTAGTGTTAAAGACAGCGACTTGAAAACTGCTTTGAATACCTATCTAACGGCTGGTATTTCTTCTTCAAGTTCTTCAAGTTCTTCATCAAAATAA
- a CDS encoding MFS transporter: MGQIKSEQRIRNFKIAWIGTFMAGMAFSEAMPFLALYIMQISHFNQAQVSFYAGISYAASYLVVILVSPIWGKIADQHGRKPMLLRTAAGMGIVIILLSCVTNIWQIIILRLCQGLFDGYTPSVIALIAAETPLEERSVVISKLSTGYIIGGLMGPLIGGVLATIFSIRMTFFITGIILLCVAFISFYGIQENFQKINTSPTEKLVSSKKESVWTVPILILLSATMLIQFVESAIIPYVSLMIKDLLFSEHYLTIMTGIVSALPGVATAVFATFVGKMSSHFGTLKILKLCELAAIIIYALLGMTTSLMFFAGLRFLIGIANAGMTPMIQVLLSKASNRLSTVFSMSLSAQSLGSLAGSILGAYLSQFMPLNNLFYIASGALMISYVLLKKGELDNSTAPT; encoded by the coding sequence GTGGGGCAAATCAAAAGTGAACAAAGAATTAGAAATTTCAAGATAGCATGGATAGGAACATTTATGGCGGGCATGGCATTTAGTGAAGCCATGCCTTTTTTGGCTCTTTATATCATGCAAATTAGTCATTTTAATCAGGCACAAGTTAGTTTTTATGCCGGTATTTCATATGCGGCTTCGTATTTAGTAGTGATATTAGTCTCACCAATTTGGGGTAAAATTGCAGACCAACACGGGCGAAAACCAATGCTGCTTCGCACAGCGGCGGGGATGGGGATTGTAATCATCTTATTGAGTTGTGTGACGAATATTTGGCAGATTATTATTCTCCGTCTTTGTCAAGGGCTTTTTGATGGTTATACACCCAGTGTAATTGCCTTAATTGCTGCTGAAACGCCACTTGAGGAGCGATCCGTAGTGATTAGTAAATTGTCCACCGGATATATTATTGGTGGGTTAATGGGCCCGCTAATTGGCGGCGTACTCGCTACAATATTTAGCATTAGAATGACTTTTTTTATTACGGGTATAATTTTGTTATGCGTAGCTTTCATCAGTTTTTATGGTATTCAGGAAAACTTTCAGAAAATCAATACAAGTCCGACCGAAAAGTTAGTCTCATCTAAAAAGGAAAGCGTTTGGACTGTGCCAATCTTAATATTGCTCAGTGCTACCATGCTAATTCAGTTTGTAGAGAGTGCCATAATTCCTTATGTTAGTTTGATGATTAAAGATTTGTTATTTTCAGAGCATTATTTGACTATCATGACGGGTATTGTTTCTGCTTTGCCAGGTGTCGCAACAGCTGTATTTGCAACCTTTGTTGGTAAAATGAGTAGCCATTTTGGTACTTTAAAAATACTTAAATTGTGTGAACTTGCAGCAATAATAATTTATGCTTTGCTTGGTATGACCACCAGTTTAATGTTTTTTGCAGGACTAAGATTTTTAATTGGAATTGCTAACGCTGGTATGACGCCAATGATACAAGTATTATTGTCAAAAGCTAGTAATCGATTGAGTACGGTTTTTAGTATGAGTTTATCGGCACAATCACTTGGTAGTTTAGCTGGATCTATTCTTGGTGCATACCTGAGTCAATTTATGCCGTTGAATAATCTATTTTACATTGCTAGTGGTGCCTTAATGATCAGTTACGTATTATTGAAGAAAGGAGAACTGGACAATTCAACGGCTCCTACATAA